The following coding sequences lie in one Capsicum annuum cultivar UCD-10X-F1 chromosome 5, UCD10Xv1.1, whole genome shotgun sequence genomic window:
- the LOC107871627 gene encoding uncharacterized protein LOC107871627 — protein MQVLNLVREFELQRMKESETIKEYSDKLLKLANRIRLLGFAFNDSRIFEKILVTAPERFEATITTLENTKDLSKTTLAELLSALQAQEKQHVMRQGGAIEGDFKGNNPPCKDCGKIGHTPFKCWKRPDAKCIKCNHLGHEAIICKNKTQQKDAEARFVDDQEEYQLFVASCLASSVSSESWLIDSGCTNHMTCDKDLFKYLSPTKVTKVRIGHGGYIPAKGMGTITIETQSGTKTISDVLYEASRKYLFNVKMRGRSFSLNLLEEERGFHQSRVELPLLKKDIPPDDEGCLCPSCDCKVDCIDLLNNLQGKDLSITDSWEKVYPKDAVATSGEKLDNI, from the exons ATGCAAGTGTTGAATCTGGTACGTGAGTTTGAGCTGCAAAGGATGAAAGAAAGTGAAACGATAAAGGAGTACTCTGACAAACTCCTTAAATTAGCAAATCGCATTAGATTGTTGGGTTTTGCTTTCAATGATTCAAGGATCTTTGAGAAAATCCTAGTAACGGCACCTGAAAGATTTGAGGCTACCATAACAACCTTAGAAAATACTAAGGACTTATCCAAGACAACACTTGCAGAGCTCTTAAGTGCTTTACAAGCGCAAGAGAAACAACATGTTATGAGACAAGGAGGAGCTATCGAAG gTGATTTCAAAGGAAACAACCCTCCTTGTAAGGATTGCGGCAAGATCGGGCATACACCTTTCAAGTGTTGGAAGAGGCCTGATGCTAAGTGCATTAAGTGCAATCATCTTGGGCATGAAGCGATCATCTGTAAAAATAAAACTCAGCAAAAGGATGCAGAGGCTCGATTTGTTGATGATCAGGAAGAGTATCAACTCTTTGTTGCATCATGTTTAGCAAGCAGTGTCTCAAGCGAGTCGTGGCTGATCGATAGCGGATGCACAAATCATATGACTTGCGATAAAgatctttttaaatatttgagcCCTACTAAAGTTACAAAAGTTAGGATCGGCCATGGTGGTTATATTCCAGCAAAAGGAATGGGAACCATCACAATTGAAACACAATCGGGCACTAAAACAATTTCTGATGTTCTTTAC GAAGCATCTAGAAAATACCTATTTAATGTTAAAATGAGAGGCAGAAGTTTCTCATTAAATCTATTGGAAGAAGAGCGTGGATTTCACCAATCGCGTGTGGAGCTACCTCTGCTAAAAAAAGACATTCCACCTGATGATGAAGGATGTCTTTGTCCTAGTTGCGATTGCAAAGTTGACTGCATTGACTTGCTTAATAATCTTCAAGGAAAAGACCTTTCCATCACTGACAGCTGGGAGAAAGTATATCCCAAGGACGCTGTTGCTACGTCTGGGGAGAAGCTAGATAATATCTAA